The following is a genomic window from Doryrhamphus excisus isolate RoL2022-K1 chromosome 3, RoL_Dexc_1.0, whole genome shotgun sequence.
aaagtttggggcagtcctacagtgtccccacatcatgccatgtgtgtattttcctttagacatgagtaaattagataaaatgctaacatgctaacagtcatcatgctagcacctagcaagaggccctcaagtttagaaattaccaaggttgtcctataacctccccacatcatgacatgtgcttagtagcctttaggcatgagtaaattagcttaaatgcaaacatgctaacagctacatgctagcacctagcaagagggcctcaagtttagaaagtgccaaggttgtcctataacctccctacatcatgccatgggtgtatttgcctttaaacatgagtaaattagcttaaatgctaacattctaacggctaccatgctagctcctagcaagacagcctcaggtcccgaaaagtttggggcagtcccatagtttccccacatcatgccacgtgtgtatttgcctttagacatgagtaaattagcataaatgctaacatgctaacagtcatcatgctagcacctagcaagagggcctcaagtttagaaactgccaagtttgtcctataacctgcctgcatcatgccatgtgtatatttgcctttagacatgagtaaattagcttaaatgctatcatgctagcacctagcaagagggcctcaagtttagaaagtgccaaggttgtcctataacatccctacatcatgccatgtgtgtatttgcctttagtcatgagtaaattagctttaatgctaacatgataacggctaccatgctagcacctagcatcataacttcaagtcccaaaagtgttaatgaagtcccacagtgtccccacatcatgacatgtgtgtagttgcctttagacatgagcaaattagcttcaatgctaacatgctaacagccatcatgatatcacctagcaagaaagcctaaggtttagaaagtgccaaggttgtcctatagcttccctacatcataccatgtgtgtatttgcctttacacatgattaaattagctttacacatgattaaattagcttaaatgctagcacctagcaagagggcctcaagtttagaaactgccaaggttgtcctataacctccctgcattatgccatgtgtgtatttgccttaagacTTCAGTAAATTAgcgtgaatgctaacatgctagcaactagtatgctagcacctagcaagacagcctcaagtaccaaAAAGGttgaggcagtcccatagtgtccccacatcatgcatttgtgtatttgcctttagacatgagtaaattagcttaaatgctaacatgctaacggctaccacctagcaagagagcctcaagtttagaaagtgccaaggttgtcctataacctccctacatcatgccatgtgtgtatttgccttttgacatgagtaaattagcttaaatgctaacatgctaacggctaccatgctagcacctagcaagagggtctcaagtttagaaagtgctaaggttgtcctataacctccctagatcatgctatgtgtccatttgcctgtagacatgagtaaattagcttaaatgctaacatgctaacggctaccctgctagcacctagcaagaaggcctGAAGTTtacaaactgccaaggttgtcttataaactccttgcatcatgccattagtgtatttgcctttaaacatgagtacattagcttaaatgctaacatgctaacagttttcatgctaacacctagcaagagagcctcaagttcagaaagtgccaaggttgtcctataacctccctacatcatgccatgtgtgtatttgcctttagacatgagtaaattagcttaaatgctaacatgctaacggctaccatgctaacacctagcaaaacagcctcaggtcctaaaaagtttggggcagtcgcAAAACAGCCGCATGTCCTGAAatgtttggggcagtcctacaatgtccccacatcatgccaagtgtgtatttgcctttaaactttagaaaattagcaaaaatgctaccatgctaacggctaccatgctaacacctagcaaaacagcctcaggtcctgaaaagtttggggcagtcctacagtgtccccaaatcatgccatgtgtgttatttcctttagacatgagtaaattaggtaaatgctaacatgctaacagtcatcatgctagcagctagcaagaggccctcaagtttagaaagtaccaaggttgtcctataacctccccacatcttgacatgtgcttagtagcctttaggcatgagtaaattagcttaaatgctaacatgctaacagctacatgctagcacctagcaagagggcctcaagtttagaaactgccaaggttgtcctataacctccctgcatcatgtcatgggtgtatttgcccttaaacatgagtaaattagcttaaatgctaacatgctaacagtcatcatgctggcacctagcaagagagcctcaagtttagaaagtgccaaggttgtcctataacctccctacatcatgccatgtgtgtatttgcctttagacatgagtaaattagcttaaataacgtgctaacggctaccatgctagcacctagcaagacagcctcgggTGCCGAAAAGTTTGAGGCAGTCTTATAGTGTCCgtacatcatgccacgtgtgtatttgcctttagacatgagtaaattagcttaaatgctaacatgctaacggctaccatgctaacacctagcaagagggcctcaaggttagaaagtgccaaggttgtcctataacctccctagatcatgctatgtgtctatttgcctgtagacatgactaaattagctcaaatgctaacatgctaacggctaccatgctagcacctagcaagagagcctcaagtttagaaagtgccaaggttgtcctataacctccctacatcatgccatgtgtctatttgccttttgacatgagtaaattagcttaaatgctaacatgctaacggtttccatgctagcacctagcaagagggcctgaagtttagataGTGctaaggttgtcttataacctccctacatcatgccatgtgtgtatttgcctttagacatgagtaaattagcttaaatgctaacatgctaatggctaccatgctaacacctagcaaaacagcctcagtcatcatgctggcacctagcaagagagcctcaagtttagaaagtgccaaggttgtcctataacctccctacatcatgccatgtgtgtatttacctttagacatgagtaaattagcttaaataataacgcgctaacggctaccatgctagctcctagcaagacagcctcatgtcccgaaaagtttgtggcagtcccatagtgtccccacatcatgccacgtgtgtatttgcctttagacatgagtaaattagcataaatgctaacatgctaacagtcatcatgctagcacctagcaagagggcctcaagtttagaaactgccaaggttgtcctataacctccctgcatcatgccatgtgtatatttgcctttagacatgagtaaattagcttaaatgctaccatgctagcacctagcaagagggcctcaagtttagaaagtgccaaggttgtcctataacatccctacatcatgccatgtgtgatttgcttgtagacatgagtaaattagcttaaatgctaaaatgctaacggctaccctgctagcacctagcaagaaggcctGAAGTTtacaaactgccaaggttgtcttataaactccttgcatcatgccattagtgtatttgcctttaaacatgagtaaattagcttaaatgctaacatgctaacagttatcatgctagcacctagcatcataacttcaagtcccaaaagtcttaatgaagtcccacagtgtccccacatcatgacatgtgtgtagttgcctttagacatgagcaaattagcttcaatgctaacatgctaacagccatcatgatatcacctagcaagaaagcctaaggtttagaaagtgccaaggttgtcctataacttccctacatcataccatgtgtgaatttgcctttacacgtgattaaattagctttacacatgattaaattagcttaaatgctagcacctagcaagagggcctcaagtttagaaactgccaaggttgtcctataacctccctgcatcatgccatgtgtgtatttgcctttagacgtcagtaaattagcgtgaatgctaacatgctagcaactggcatgctagcacctagcaagacagcctcaagtaccaaAAAGGttgaggcagtcccatagtgtccccacatcatgccatgtgtgcattggcctttagtcatgagtaaattagctaaaatgccaacatgctaactgtcaacatgctagcacctaaaaGGACAGCTTCAAGTCCCAAACGTCTCAaggcagtcccacagtgtccccacatcatgccatgtagtTGTCTTTacacattagtaaattagcaaaaatgctaacatgctaacggctaacatgctagcacctagcaagacagcctcgggTGCCGAAAAGTTTGAGGTTGTCTTATAGTGTCCGCACaacataccatgtgtgtatttgcctttagacatgagtaaattagcttaaatgctaacatgctaacggctaccatgctagcacctagcaagagagcctcaagtttagaaagtgccaaggttgtcctataacctccctacatcatgccatgtgtgtatttgccttttgacatgagtaaattagcttaaatgctaacatgctaacggctaccgtgctagcacctagcaagagggtctcaagtttagaaagtgctaaggttgtcctataacctccctacatcatgccatgtgtgtatttgccttttgacatgagtaaattagcttaaatgctaacatgctaacagtcatcatgctcgcacctagcaatagagcctcaagttaagaaagtgcctgggttgtcctgtaacctcccgaaatcatgccatgtgtgtattatcctttagacatgagtagattagcttaaatgctaacatgctaacggctaccctgctagcacctaccaagaagGCCTGAAGTTtacaaactgccaaggttgtcttataacctccttgcatcatgccattagtgtatttgcctttaaacatgagtaaattagcttaaatgctaacatgctaacagttatcatgctagcacctagcaagagagccccaagttcagaaagtgccaaggttgtcctttaacctccctacatcatgccatgtgtgtatttgccttttgacatgagtaaattagataaaatgctaacatgctaacagtcatcatgctagcacctagcaagaggccctcaagtttagaaagtaccaaggttgtcctataacctccctacatcatgccatgtgtgtatttgcctttagacatgagtaaattagataaaatgctaacatgctaacagctacatgctagcacctagcaagagggcctcaagttgacgagtccgcctacaggtgggaggttgaccatctggcgacttggtgcaacctgaacaacctggagctcaacgccctaaaaacagtggagatggttgtggacaacaggaagaaatcagcctctcctgtccccatcaccctctgtgactccataattgacattgtggagtcctcccgcttcctgggtaccatcatctcccaggacctcaagtgggagacgaacatcagctccctcatcaagaaggctcagcagaggatgtacttcctacggcagctgaagaaattcagcctgccaaagacaatgatggtgcacttctacacctccatcattgagtccatcctcacctcctccatcaccatctggtacgctgctgccactgctaaggacaaaggcaggctgcagcgtgtcattcggtctgcagagaaggtgattggctgcaatctcccatccctccaggatctgtacgcctccaggaccctgaggcgtgcagaaaggattgtggccgatccctctcaccccggacatagactcttcgagacgctcccctctggcaggaggctgcggtccatcaggaccaaaacctcacgccacaagaacagtttcttcccgtctgctgtcagcctcatcaacaaggcacggaaccccacctgacactcttcacaccccacctctgcctcatcctgccactttgacactttgacactttcattgtatacgttacattaacgctcagtttggactcttaggaaaaacaatcagactgcacttccggaataacaaacaaaaacagactgtgtacatatatttacactgttattctgtatattttgtattttcatattttgtatttcatattttgtatcctcattcttttttaatagatgtgtatgcacctactacaccaaaacaaattcctagtatgtgtttgatcatacatggcaataaaccttttctgattctgattctgattctgattaaaaagtgccaaggttgtcctataacctccctacatcatgccatgtgtgtatttgcctttagacatgagtaaattagctcaaatgctaacatgctaacggctaccaggctagcacctagcaagagagcctcaagttcagaaagtgccaaggttgtcctataacctccctacatcatgccatgcgtgtatttgcctttagacatgagtaaattaccttaaatgctaacgtgctaacggctaccatgttaacacctagcaaaacagcctcaggtcccgaaaagtttggggcaatcctacagtgtccccacatcatgccaagtgtgtatttgcctttaaacgtgattaaattagctaatatgctaacagctaccatactagctcctagcaagacagcctcaggtcccgaaaagtttggggcagtcccatagtgtccccacatcatgccacgtgtgtatttgcctttagacatgagtaaattagcataaatgctaacatgctaacaatcatcatgctagcacctagcaagagggcctcaagtttagaaactgccaaggttgtcctataacctccctacatcatgccatgtgtgtatttgcctttagtcatgagtaaattagctttaatgctaacatgctaacggctaccatgctagcacctagcatcataacttcaagtcccaaaagtcttaatgaagtcccacagtgtccccacatcatgacatgtgtgtagttgcctttagacgtgagcaaattagcttcaatgctaacatgctaacagctaacatgctagcacctagcaagacagcctcgggTGCCGAAAAGTTTGAGGCAGTTTTATAGTGTCCGCACaatataccatgtgtgtatttgcctttagacatgagtaaattagcttaaatgctaacatgctaacggctaccatgctaacacctagcaagagggcctcaagtttagaaagtgccaaggttgtcctataacctccctagatCATGatgtgtgtctatttgcctgtagacatgactaaattagcttaaatgctaacatgctaacggctaccatgctaacacctagcaagagagcctcaagttttgaaagtgccaaggttgtcctataacctccctacatcatgccatgtgtctatttgcctgtagacatgagtaaattagcttaaatgctaacatgctaacggctaccatgttagcacctagcaagagggcctcaagtttagaaagtgccaaggttgtccgataacctccctacatcatgccatgtgtctatttgcccgtagacatgagtaaattagcttaaatgctaacatgctagcggctaccacctagcaagagagcctcaagtttagaaagtgccaaggttgtcctataacctccctacatcatgccatgtgtgtatttgccttttgacaagagtaaattagcttaaatgctaacatgctaacggctaccatgctagcacctagcaagagggtctcaagtttagaaagtgctaaggttgtcctataacctccctagatcatgctatgtgtctatttgcctgtagacatgagtaaattagcttaaatgctaacatgctaacagccatcatgctagcacctagcaagagagcctcaagttaagaaagtgcctgggttgtcctgtaacctccctaaatcatgccatgtgtgtattatcctttagacatgagtaaattagcttaaatgctaacatgctaacggctaccatgttaacacgtagcaaaacagcctcagatcctgaaaagtttggggcaatcgcaaaacagcctcaggtcctgaaaagtttggggcagtcctacagtgtccccacatcatgccaagtgtgtatttgcctttaaactttagaaaattagcaaaaatgctcacatgctaacggctaccatgctaacacctagcaaaacagcctcaggtcctgaaaagtttggggcagtcctacagtgtccccaaatcatgccatgtgtgtattttcctttagacatgagtaaattaggtaaaatgctaacatgctaacagtcatcatgctagcacctagcaagaggccctcaagtttagaaaataccaaggttgtcctataacttccccacatcttgacatgtgcttagtagcctttaggcatgagtaaattagcttaaatgctaacatgctaacagctacatgctagcacctagcaagagggcctcaagtttagaaagtgccacgttgtcctataacctccctacatcatgccatgggtgtatttgcctttaaacatgagtaaattagcttaaatgctaacatgctagtggTCAttatgttagcaccaagcaagagagtcttttttcagtcgtgtctaaaagtgggggcgatgtgaagctgtgtctgtgccacctactatgttgctgtgtccctggtccagtgtgttctcatcttgggttggaatgtccccatgctggtaacgggtggggaatacagtccgttgatgaggataagcgggatggatttcagtggttaaagtctccagctaccataaaaacggtcatgggccacgagcctgttctgaattcccctttggccaatcgacaacacatcatcgcagcagcagtcctcgttagtatagtggacagtatctccgcctgtcgcGCGGAGGGCGCGcgggtgttgttgacatttgctgccagccaatcaggatgcgagatagacgtcagacaagcagagagacttcggagaaatgaagtcataggttcgaatcccgtctaagcatcagtcaagtcaccattttcttctccgcaatatcatttttttccaattaatccctatatgattacaaactattcatatcaggcttatattgataccagtgtttgaaataaaacacaaaatcaatgaaatgtaacaaagaatatttatttatcaggttgccatgccacacttaaaaacactctcagagataaaaaaaaaatgaatactaataacaagctctgaataataataaaaaaatgttcatttattttggtgtcgttgtttctccttttcataaaaaggagaggcctggaactccctccagctcatctctctttccatcccgtgctctctatagatagagaagactttggcagggcagtagatgtatttccctgcttgccctggaaagccagtgtggatgtgggggctgttcggacCCTGCTTTAGCTGTATCCTGCAGaaccggcactttcggacagggggtggaggagattcctccctcttcctcttcttctgctgtttttcctccaccctctttcttgtatcatcgagctctcgctggaagaaatctgtttgactgaactcttgAAACGGCATTTTGGGGTTTGTCAGACCTTCTACACTATATTTTTGGAACACTTTTGTggagcaataaaagtatctgacagggccccgctgataaaagtcatgtattgatgtcccatccccttgatattttgattttggttggccacagcacagacatgtttttgtttgagttttttttgacacgggaggtggttgctcctgctTCAATGGgctatgagcaggtggtggtggtggtggtgatggtggaatgaccatagctgcaggcagtgtcacgacaggcacagcagaggtagtgctGAGCAACTgacaaagctgctgtgtatgttgcagcttctctgggctggtatttagtgaagatgatgtattgagaaatttactgttgtgttttatgtatttggaaatatgcaattttgatgttggatgcagcatgctgttggggtctttgctggacttgtggacaagagtgccatactcccgaaccacaagcttgatcatgtcctcatgcccgcggtgtttattaaggagctcgtcaattgccgacttcattggagacggccagcgcttgtggtccaacacaa
Proteins encoded in this region:
- the LOC131126545 gene encoding uncharacterized protein LOC131126545 isoform X1, which gives rise to MLKRWRIQRVHILRGCLSDPEVEGGILYRRGGTIQLNHVPGERAAVPVWIRGTSQQEGYHFHQAKWVTGTQVSPELFQAQAMTGVCRWNYQRLLDLKLPGVSLPPVFDPALICSLNAVSRRVFGEEKYPALRLAAEDTGERFGLEYREPECCPVPLDWDKHKTKKDPGHATSAPSPGILSDQGADPVQPSSTPPTRLFSFVPHSVHPLQTATATTSSHVAPIPASDLDNEASVTELQPQPEPTRRLPIQCSPTAARTGPVKTGGRVFVLDHKRWPSPMKSAIDELLNKHRGHEDMIKLVVREYGTLVHKSSKDPNSMLHPTSKLHISKYIKHNSKFLNTSSSLNTSPEKLQHTQQLCQLLSTTSAVPVVTLPAAMVIPPSPPPPPPAHSPLKQEQPPPVSKKTQTKTCLCCGQPKSKYQGDGTSIHDFYQRGPVRYFYCSTKVFQKYSVEGLTNPKMPFQEFSQTDFFQRELDDTRKRVEEKQQKKRKREESPPPPVRKCRFCRIQLKQGPNSPHIHTGFPGQAGKYIYCPAKVFSIYREHGMEREMSWREFQASPFYEKEKQRHQNK